A genomic region of Mesorhizobium sp. NZP2077 contains the following coding sequences:
- a CDS encoding prephenate/arogenate dehydrogenase family protein, translating to MTSPMFEKIALVGIGLIGSSLARVIRREGLAGHVAISTRSASTLARAQELELGDSYTTDAKEAVRDADLVIVSVPVGSSGAVAQEIAPALKKGAILTDVGSTKASVIAQMQPHVPDGVHFIPGHPLAGTEKSGPDAGFADLFDNRWCIFTPVPGTDPDALEKLSEFWRRCGANIDTMDPQHHDMTLAIVSHLPHIIAYNIVGTADDLESVTKTEVIKYSASGFRDFTRLAASDPTMWRDVCLHNKDAILEMLARFSEDLAFLQRAIRWGDGDKLFDLFTRTRAVRRSIIEAGQDIDVPDFGRQAVEHPAKS from the coding sequence ATGACATCACCGATGTTTGAAAAGATCGCGCTCGTCGGCATCGGCCTGATCGGCTCGTCGCTCGCCCGCGTCATCCGCCGCGAGGGGCTGGCCGGTCACGTCGCCATCTCGACCCGCAGCGCCTCGACACTGGCGCGAGCACAGGAGCTTGAACTAGGCGACTCCTACACAACCGATGCGAAGGAAGCGGTCCGCGATGCCGATCTGGTCATCGTCTCGGTGCCGGTCGGCTCGTCCGGCGCTGTGGCGCAGGAGATCGCGCCGGCGCTGAAGAAGGGCGCGATCCTCACCGATGTCGGCTCGACCAAGGCGTCGGTCATCGCGCAGATGCAGCCGCATGTGCCTGACGGCGTGCATTTCATTCCCGGCCATCCGCTGGCGGGCACGGAAAAATCCGGACCGGATGCCGGTTTCGCCGACCTGTTCGACAATCGCTGGTGCATCTTCACGCCGGTGCCGGGCACCGATCCGGATGCACTGGAGAAGCTGTCGGAATTCTGGCGCCGCTGCGGCGCCAACATCGACACGATGGACCCGCAGCATCATGACATGACGCTGGCCATCGTCTCGCATCTGCCGCACATCATTGCCTACAACATCGTCGGCACCGCCGACGACCTGGAATCGGTGACCAAGACGGAAGTGATCAAATATTCCGCCTCCGGCTTTCGCGATTTCACGCGTCTGGCGGCCTCGGATCCGACAATGTGGCGCGATGTCTGCCTGCACAACAAGGACGCCATCCTCGAAATGCTGGCACGGTTCTCGGAAGATCTGGCGTTCCTGCAACGCGCGATCCGCTGGGGCGACGGCGACAAGCTGTTCGATCTGTTCACCCGCACCCGGGCCGTGCGGCGGTCGATCATCGAGGCCGGCCAGGATATCGACGTGCCGGATTTCGGCCGTCAGGCAGTCGAGCACCCAGCCAAGAGCTAA
- the ftsE gene encoding cell division ATP-binding protein FtsE, whose translation MIRFENVGLRYGMGPEILRDISLHIPERSFQFLSGPSGAGKTTLLRLLFMSLKPTRGLITIFGKDRSRISRAELPHLRRRIGVVFQDFRLLDHMTTYENVALPLRVRGREEASYRTDVTELLKWVGLGERMHVLPPVLSGGEKQRAAIARALIEQPEILLADEPTGNVDPPLARRLLRLFIELNRLGTAVVIATHDLGLMEQVDARRMILAGGRLDIYD comes from the coding sequence TTGATTCGCTTCGAAAATGTCGGCCTTCGCTATGGCATGGGTCCGGAAATCCTCCGCGACATCTCCCTGCACATACCGGAGCGCTCGTTCCAGTTCCTGAGCGGGCCTTCGGGCGCCGGCAAGACGACGTTGCTGCGCCTTTTGTTCATGTCGCTGAAACCGACGCGCGGGCTGATCACCATCTTCGGCAAGGACCGCTCGCGCATCTCTCGCGCCGAACTGCCGCATCTCAGGCGCCGCATCGGCGTGGTGTTCCAGGATTTTCGCCTGCTCGACCACATGACCACCTACGAGAACGTCGCGCTGCCGCTGCGCGTGCGCGGGCGCGAGGAAGCGAGCTACCGCACCGACGTCACCGAGCTGTTGAAATGGGTGGGGCTGGGCGAGCGCATGCATGTGCTGCCGCCGGTCCTGTCGGGCGGCGAAAAGCAGCGTGCCGCCATCGCCCGTGCCTTGATCGAGCAGCCGGAAATCCTGCTGGCCGACGAGCCGACCGGCAATGTCGATCCGCCGCTGGCGCGGCGCCTGCTGCGGCTGTTCATCGAGCTCAATCGGTTGGGCACCGCCGTGGTGATCGCCACCCACGATCTCGGCCTGATGGAACAGGTCGACGCGCGCCGCATGATCCTGGCCGGCGGAAGGCTGGACATCTATGACTGA
- a CDS encoding carboxymuconolactone decarboxylase family protein — protein MPRIATPSSIATAPVAAQPMLQAVEKQLGVVPNLFRMVANSPAALEGYLGMSGALAKGRLPAPTRERIALAVAEINGCNYCLSAHTYLGKNLARLDEAEMMTNRHGGSTDPKAAAAVRFAARVAQSRGHVGDEDLSAVRMASYDDGEIIEIVQHVALNVWTNYINEVARTVIDFPVVSARDAA, from the coding sequence ATGCCCCGCATTGCCACGCCCTCGTCCATCGCCACCGCTCCCGTGGCTGCGCAGCCCATGCTGCAGGCTGTAGAGAAACAACTCGGTGTCGTGCCGAATCTGTTTCGCATGGTCGCCAACAGTCCAGCCGCGCTGGAAGGTTATCTCGGCATGTCGGGGGCTTTGGCCAAGGGCCGGCTGCCGGCGCCGACACGCGAGCGCATCGCGCTGGCGGTCGCCGAGATCAATGGCTGCAACTACTGTCTTTCCGCGCACACCTATCTGGGCAAGAACCTCGCCAGGCTCGATGAAGCCGAGATGATGACCAACCGCCATGGTGGCTCCACGGACCCTAAGGCGGCTGCCGCGGTGCGTTTTGCCGCCAGGGTTGCGCAAAGCCGTGGGCATGTCGGCGACGAGGATCTCTCCGCCGTCAGGATGGCAAGCTATGATGATGGGGAGATCATCGAGATCGTCCAGCATGTCGCCCTGAATGTCTGGACCAATTATATCAACGAGGTTGCCAGGACCGTGATCGATTTTCCGGTTGTTTCTGCCCGCGATGCTGCCTGA
- a CDS encoding DUF1348 family protein, with protein MSESRPPLPPFTAETAAQKARMAEDAWNSRDPARVALAYTTDSRWRNRAEFLQGRDAIQAFLTRKWSRELDYRLIKEVWAFHGNRIAVRFAYEWHDDSGSWFRSYGNENWEFDDHGLMRLRIASINDLPIGEADRKYHWPLGRRPDDHPTLSELGL; from the coding sequence ATGTCTGAGAGCCGCCCCCCGCTCCCGCCCTTCACCGCCGAGACAGCCGCGCAGAAGGCGCGCATGGCCGAGGATGCCTGGAATTCGCGTGATCCGGCGCGGGTCGCGCTCGCCTATACGACGGACAGCCGCTGGCGCAACCGCGCCGAATTCCTGCAAGGCCGCGATGCCATCCAGGCTTTCCTGACGCGCAAATGGAGCCGTGAGCTCGACTACCGGCTGATCAAGGAAGTCTGGGCCTTTCACGGCAACCGCATCGCCGTGCGCTTCGCCTATGAATGGCACGACGATTCGGGCTCCTGGTTCCGCAGCTACGGCAATGAGAACTGGGAGTTCGACGATCACGGGCTGATGCGCCTGCGCATCGCTAGCATCAACGACCTGCCGATCGGCGAGGCCGACCGCAAGTACCATTGGCCGCTTGGGCGCCGCCCGGATGACCACCCAACATTGTCGGAGCTCGGGCTTTAG
- a CDS encoding LysR family transcriptional regulator — protein MDRLEAMSLFVATVEAGSLSAAARRSGVPLATVSRKVSDLERHLKTRLLNRSTRRLTLTDAGEAYLAACRRILDEVGEAERTAGGEYSAPTGELIITAPIVFGRLHVLPVVTAFLAAYPQVDIRLTLGDRISQLAEDHIDLAIRIGRLPDSRMVTVKVGSIGHVVCASPAYLADRGAPKTPRDLETHSCITFEGLSSLATWTFAVDKADFPVPVHSRLRVNTAEAAIDAAIAGVGMTRVLSYQIVTAVRSGTLCPVLREFEPEPWPVNLVHAGQGRLPVKLRAFLDFAAPRLRERLARATW, from the coding sequence ATGGATCGCCTCGAGGCTATGTCCCTTTTCGTCGCGACGGTGGAGGCCGGTAGCCTTTCCGCCGCCGCACGCCGTTCGGGCGTTCCACTTGCGACCGTCAGCCGCAAGGTCTCCGATCTGGAGCGGCATCTCAAGACACGCCTGTTGAACCGGTCAACACGACGGCTGACGCTGACCGATGCCGGCGAAGCTTACCTCGCCGCTTGCCGCCGTATTCTAGACGAGGTTGGCGAGGCCGAACGGACCGCTGGCGGCGAATACAGCGCTCCCACGGGTGAGCTGATCATCACCGCGCCGATCGTCTTTGGCCGCCTTCATGTGCTGCCGGTCGTCACTGCCTTCCTCGCCGCCTACCCGCAGGTGGATATCCGCCTGACGCTCGGCGACAGGATAAGCCAGCTGGCCGAGGACCATATCGACCTAGCCATCCGCATCGGCCGTTTGCCGGATTCGCGCATGGTCACCGTCAAGGTCGGCTCGATCGGTCATGTAGTCTGCGCAAGTCCGGCCTATCTGGCAGACCGGGGCGCTCCGAAGACCCCAAGAGATCTCGAAACGCACAGCTGCATCACCTTCGAGGGCCTGAGCTCGCTCGCCACCTGGACCTTCGCGGTGGACAAGGCTGACTTTCCTGTCCCGGTCCACTCAAGGCTCCGCGTCAACACCGCGGAGGCGGCGATCGATGCTGCGATTGCCGGCGTGGGGATGACGCGAGTGCTTTCCTACCAGATTGTCACCGCTGTGCGCTCAGGGACACTCTGCCCGGTACTCAGGGAATTCGAACCGGAGCCTTGGCCGGTAAACCTGGTGCACGCCGGCCAGGGCCGGCTGCCGGTGAAACTGCGCGCCTTCCTCGATTTCGCCGCCCCACGCCTGAGGGAACGTCTGGCCCGGGCGACCTGGTAA
- a CDS encoding gamma-glutamylcyclotransferase codes for MGDFWVFGYGSLIWRPGFAHVETRRARLHGYRRSLCVYSFVHRGTRQRPGLVLGLDHGGSCVGLAFRVPGELRDEVIAYLRERELVTSVYLERTLRVRLDGGGMVEAVAYIVDRKHEQYAGALDTAHAAAVVRGAVGQSGNNEDYVFSTLKHLEALDIRDHWLEEVARGIAPL; via the coding sequence ATGGGCGATTTTTGGGTGTTTGGCTACGGTTCGCTGATCTGGCGGCCCGGTTTCGCACATGTCGAGACACGCCGCGCCCGGCTGCATGGCTACCGCCGCTCGCTCTGTGTCTATTCCTTCGTGCATCGCGGCACGCGCCAGCGACCTGGACTGGTGCTCGGTCTCGACCATGGCGGTTCCTGCGTCGGCCTGGCTTTCCGTGTGCCAGGCGAGTTGCGCGACGAGGTCATCGCCTATCTGCGCGAACGCGAGCTCGTTACATCAGTCTATCTCGAGCGTACGCTCAGGGTTCGCCTTGATGGCGGCGGCATGGTCGAAGCGGTGGCCTACATCGTCGACCGCAAGCATGAGCAATATGCCGGCGCGCTGGACACCGCGCATGCGGCGGCGGTGGTGCGCGGTGCGGTCGGCCAATCCGGCAATAATGAGGATTATGTGTTCAGCACGCTGAAGCATCTGGAAGCGCTTGATATCCGCGACCATTGGCTGGAAGAAGTGGCTCGGGGGATAGCGCCTTTGTGA
- a CDS encoding 1-acyl-sn-glycerol-3-phosphate acyltransferase, whose protein sequence is MLYVRSLAFNFVFYVNLIVQMILWTPYYFLSPRHRAWFVPKFWSRSCMWLYDKIAGTKSDITGQENLPEGSFILAPKHQSFWDAIAFFPFLQDPLYILKRELTWIPFFGWYIMKMRMIPVHRGSRSKALKAVVAATREEMARNPRQLIIYPEGTRRAPGDEPAYKYGIVEIYAQLGVPVVPVAHVAGLYWPRRKFLRYPGTIKARFLPPIPPGLGKDEFMARLIGETEAACDQMLVEASRAPNPPALPPTAVKRLRELGAKT, encoded by the coding sequence ATGCTCTATGTCAGATCGCTGGCGTTCAACTTCGTCTTCTACGTCAATCTGATCGTCCAGATGATCCTCTGGACCCCCTATTATTTCCTGTCGCCCCGTCACCGCGCGTGGTTCGTGCCGAAATTCTGGTCGCGCAGCTGCATGTGGCTCTATGACAAGATCGCCGGCACCAAAAGCGACATTACAGGGCAGGAAAACCTGCCCGAAGGCTCCTTCATCCTGGCGCCCAAGCACCAGTCGTTCTGGGACGCCATCGCCTTCTTCCCTTTCCTCCAGGATCCGCTCTACATCCTCAAGCGCGAGCTGACCTGGATACCGTTCTTCGGCTGGTACATCATGAAGATGCGCATGATCCCGGTTCATCGCGGCAGCCGCTCCAAAGCCTTGAAGGCAGTGGTCGCCGCGACCAGGGAAGAGATGGCGCGCAATCCACGCCAGCTGATCATCTATCCCGAGGGCACGCGCCGGGCGCCGGGCGATGAGCCGGCCTACAAATACGGCATCGTCGAAATCTACGCACAGCTTGGCGTTCCGGTGGTGCCGGTCGCCCATGTCGCCGGCCTCTATTGGCCGCGCCGCAAGTTCCTGCGCTATCCCGGCACCATCAAGGCGCGTTTCCTGCCGCCGATTCCACCGGGCCTCGGCAAGGACGAGTTCATGGCGCGGCTCATCGGCGAGACGGAAGCGGCCTGCGACCAGATGCTCGTCGAGGCATCCCGCGCACCCAACCCGCCGGCCTTGCCGCCGACCGCGGTGAAGCGGTTGCGGGAACTCGGCGCGAAGACCTGA
- a CDS encoding pyridoxamine 5'-phosphate oxidase family protein, which translates to MNAHAFTSDVAFTPTVKAIQARKGSRQSYARVEERGGWQAVITPDLAAFIEMQTSVFLSTANGDGQPYIQHRGGPAGFLKVLDEKTIGFADFSGNRQFITQGNLADNPRAFLFLIDYMLRQRIKIWGTARVVENDAELMARLMPQDYKARPEQVILLTVSAWDSNCPQHIPQRFEAADVATALGERDKRIRHLEQEVARLKAASKGTDKE; encoded by the coding sequence ATGAACGCGCATGCTTTCACCAGCGACGTCGCCTTCACGCCGACCGTCAAGGCGATCCAGGCACGCAAGGGCTCGCGCCAGTCTTACGCCCGCGTCGAGGAGCGCGGTGGCTGGCAAGCCGTCATCACGCCGGACCTTGCCGCGTTCATCGAGATGCAGACCAGCGTCTTCCTGTCGACGGCCAATGGCGACGGCCAGCCCTACATCCAGCATCGGGGCGGGCCGGCCGGCTTTCTCAAGGTGCTGGACGAAAAGACGATCGGCTTTGCGGATTTCTCCGGCAACAGGCAGTTCATCACGCAAGGCAATCTGGCCGATAATCCACGCGCCTTCCTGTTTTTGATCGACTACATGCTGCGCCAGCGCATCAAGATCTGGGGCACGGCGCGCGTTGTCGAAAACGATGCCGAACTGATGGCGAGGCTGATGCCTCAAGACTACAAGGCGCGTCCCGAGCAGGTCATCCTGCTTACGGTCTCAGCCTGGGATTCCAACTGTCCGCAACACATTCCACAGCGTTTCGAAGCGGCCGATGTGGCGACAGCGCTTGGTGAGCGGGACAAGCGCATTCGGCACCTCGAGCAGGAGGTCGCGCGTCTCAAGGCGGCGTCGAAGGGGACGGACAAGGAATGA
- a CDS encoding YdcF family protein, with product MAMDVRDSTGTAGKMPVVVARLRDHGGVSRLKTALRISALSLLVLATLFAGGFGWFASKVAHLTTPANPAKADAIIVLTGGQSRLDAAMDLLASGKGERLLISGVHPSASRRQLQVATGGDKKLFSCCVDIDRAALDTIGNAEESAKWVESHAYNTVILVTNNYHMPRSLLEMSRLLHGAKLEPYPVVNSNLDNGGWLTKPQALRVLFTEYNKYLLALARGIVPVKQTADGLALAETAAGG from the coding sequence ATGGCTATGGACGTGCGGGATTCGACCGGGACGGCTGGGAAGATGCCAGTGGTGGTTGCTCGTTTGCGCGACCACGGCGGGGTTAGCCGTTTAAAGACCGCACTGCGGATATCCGCGCTCTCCCTTCTCGTCCTCGCAACCTTGTTTGCCGGCGGCTTCGGCTGGTTCGCCAGCAAGGTCGCCCATCTGACCACGCCAGCCAATCCGGCAAAGGCCGATGCCATCATCGTGCTGACCGGCGGCCAGTCACGCCTCGACGCCGCGATGGATCTGCTGGCGTCCGGCAAGGGCGAGCGGCTGCTGATCAGCGGCGTGCATCCTTCCGCCAGCCGCCGCCAGCTCCAGGTCGCGACCGGCGGCGACAAGAAGCTGTTTTCCTGCTGCGTCGATATCGACCGCGCCGCGCTCGACACGATCGGCAATGCCGAGGAAAGCGCCAAATGGGTCGAAAGCCATGCCTATAACACGGTGATCCTCGTCACCAACAACTATCACATGCCACGCAGCCTGCTGGAAATGAGCCGGCTGCTGCATGGCGCCAAGCTGGAACCCTATCCGGTGGTCAATTCCAATCTCGACAATGGTGGCTGGCTGACCAAGCCGCAGGCTTTGCGCGTGCTGTTCACCGAATACAACAAATATCTGCTGGCGCTGGCCCGCGGCATCGTCCCGGTGAAGCAGACCGCCGACGGCCTGGCACTGGCCGAGACCGCGGCCGGCGGCTGA
- the hpt gene encoding hypoxanthine phosphoribosyltransferase has product MPIVRNKDIEVLFSASAIARRNLELAKEIAEHDYHDLLVISVLKGSFIFAADLIRAMHDVGLSPEVEFIFISSYGAGTTSGEVRVLRDIDNEVAGRDVLLIDDILESGKTLTFTRDLMLSRGAKSCSIAVLLDKRMRRQTALVADYVGFDCPDYFVVGYGMDVAHAFRELPFVGVVKGDA; this is encoded by the coding sequence ATGCCAATCGTACGCAACAAGGACATCGAAGTCCTGTTTTCGGCGTCGGCGATCGCGCGCCGCAATCTCGAACTGGCCAAGGAGATCGCCGAGCACGACTATCATGATCTGCTGGTGATTTCGGTGCTGAAGGGTTCGTTCATCTTCGCCGCCGACCTGATCCGCGCCATGCATGATGTCGGCCTGTCGCCCGAGGTCGAGTTCATCTTCATTTCCAGCTACGGCGCCGGCACCACCAGCGGCGAGGTGAGGGTGCTGCGCGACATCGACAACGAGGTCGCCGGCCGTGACGTGCTTTTGATCGACGACATTCTCGAATCCGGCAAGACGCTGACCTTCACCCGCGACCTGATGCTGTCGCGCGGTGCGAAAAGCTGTTCCATCGCCGTGCTGCTCGACAAGCGCATGCGCCGCCAGACCGCGCTCGTCGCCGACTATGTCGGCTTCGACTGCCCCGATTATTTCGTCGTCGGCTACGGCATGGACGTGGCGCACGCCTTTCGCGAATTGCCGTTCGTGGGCGTTGTGAAGGGCGATGCGTGA
- a CDS encoding DUF2125 domain-containing protein, with protein MTSSDERQPKSRRGLFWLVAFIVVLFAIYSGGWFYMADRVRTEADKAVATLNKSGIEAGCANLQVSGYPLSFTVSCDNLAYEDDAKNIAASAGSFNAVAQIIQPLSPVANLRGPLRTSVPGMMPLWIDWDNLQANVKLWYPLPHRISLQAEGLSGQTDPADDTDPVELFSAGRAAGQLQPNGGDLDYVGSFGDLEIDPDAIGGRVLPALDASGDATLKNGVALIGTQVKSLRGQKVEIRNLDVSSGTARITVSGPLSVDAEGLVDADLMIRIKDPKAVATILAGAIPEQKNAIEQGFAALALLGSEPSMPLKVVKGKASLGFIPLGKIKPVQ; from the coding sequence ATGACGTCAAGTGACGAACGCCAACCAAAGTCCCGCCGCGGCCTGTTCTGGCTCGTGGCGTTCATCGTTGTGCTGTTTGCCATCTACAGCGGCGGCTGGTTCTACATGGCTGACCGGGTCAGGACTGAGGCCGACAAGGCGGTTGCCACGCTCAACAAGAGCGGCATCGAGGCCGGCTGCGCCAATCTCCAGGTCAGCGGCTATCCCTTGAGCTTTACCGTCTCCTGCGACAACCTCGCCTACGAGGACGATGCCAAGAACATCGCCGCCTCGGCCGGCTCCTTCAATGCCGTCGCCCAGATCATCCAGCCTTTGTCCCCGGTTGCCAATCTGCGCGGACCGCTCAGAACCTCTGTCCCAGGCATGATGCCGCTGTGGATCGACTGGGACAATCTGCAGGCCAACGTCAAATTGTGGTACCCGCTGCCGCACCGTATATCCCTGCAGGCCGAGGGCCTGTCCGGCCAGACCGATCCGGCTGACGACACCGATCCGGTTGAACTGTTCAGCGCCGGCAGGGCCGCCGGCCAGTTGCAGCCGAATGGCGGCGATCTCGACTATGTCGGCAGCTTCGGTGATCTCGAGATCGACCCGGATGCGATCGGCGGGCGCGTGCTGCCGGCGCTCGATGCCAGCGGCGACGCCACGCTGAAGAACGGCGTCGCGCTGATCGGCACGCAGGTGAAAAGCCTGCGCGGCCAGAAGGTCGAAATCCGCAACCTGGATGTCTCGTCGGGGACGGCGCGCATCACTGTTTCCGGACCGCTATCGGTCGATGCCGAAGGCCTGGTCGACGCCGATCTGATGATCCGGATCAAGGATCCGAAGGCTGTTGCCACCATCCTTGCCGGCGCCATACCTGAGCAGAAAAATGCAATCGAGCAGGGTTTTGCCGCCCTCGCTTTGCTCGGCAGCGAACCGTCGATGCCGCTGAAAGTGGTCAAAGGCAAGGCCTCGCTCGGCTTCATTCCGCTCGGCAAGATCAAGCCGGTGCAATAG
- a CDS encoding LysE family translocator, with amino-acid sequence MTEPLLSQPELWRPLLALVLAAAVVMGSPGPATISVTAVGAAFGLRHSLRYTSGIILGTIAVLLVVATGIVAVLGSMPKLMPLLVVASAAYILYLAFKIATAPPLAARTAEASHPTWLAGFLLAVANPKAYVAIAAVFAGASSNQGGAELGLWLKLTVLAVMIVVIHAVWLLAGAAFARFLRRPVTSRIINLVFAATLVLTTVLAVYG; translated from the coding sequence ATGACTGAACCGCTTCTTTCGCAGCCGGAGCTTTGGCGGCCGCTGCTCGCACTCGTGCTTGCCGCCGCGGTCGTCATGGGCAGTCCAGGTCCGGCAACGATAAGCGTCACCGCCGTCGGTGCCGCCTTCGGCCTGCGCCACTCGTTGCGCTATACAAGCGGTATCATCCTGGGCACGATCGCCGTACTGCTGGTCGTGGCGACCGGGATCGTGGCCGTGCTTGGGTCGATGCCGAAGCTGATGCCGTTGCTGGTTGTCGCGTCCGCCGCCTACATCCTCTATCTCGCCTTCAAGATCGCCACGGCGCCGCCGCTGGCGGCACGCACGGCCGAGGCTTCGCACCCGACCTGGCTGGCCGGTTTTCTCCTGGCTGTCGCTAACCCCAAGGCCTATGTGGCGATCGCCGCTGTGTTCGCCGGCGCCTCGTCGAACCAGGGCGGTGCCGAACTCGGCCTATGGCTGAAGCTGACGGTGCTCGCGGTGATGATCGTTGTCATCCACGCCGTGTGGCTGCTTGCCGGCGCGGCGTTCGCGCGCTTCCTGCGCAGGCCCGTCACGTCCCGGATCATCAATCTGGTCTTTGCCGCGACGCTGGTGCTGACCACAGTGCTGGCTGTCTATGGCTGA
- a CDS encoding ABC transporter permease, whose amino-acid sequence MTDLSAEHLEEHEQEAEAAEAKPRAQRRMAPIVPAQNIAGRALVLVIAIMTFLSCLTFGAVTLVRDTASVWENQISREATIQVKPADGLDMEAALAQASQIAAEFPGVKSTRIIDREATARLLEPWLGSGLNIDELPVPRLIIVTIDENSPPDFAAMRAAITPKLPSASLDDHRTWVDRLVAMARTTVTIGIAVLALMLSATVLTVVFATRGAMAGNGHIIEVLHFVGAEAAFIAREFRRHFLVTGMKGAAAGGAAAVLVFIVFSWWSSRNMATPQADQATALFGNFAIGSAGYLGVVLMVLVIGALTAATSHATVVAYLSDIDVRQPDA is encoded by the coding sequence ATGACTGACCTGTCGGCCGAACATCTCGAAGAGCATGAGCAGGAAGCCGAGGCGGCCGAGGCAAAGCCGCGCGCCCAGCGCCGGATGGCGCCGATCGTGCCGGCGCAGAACATCGCCGGCCGCGCCCTGGTGCTGGTCATCGCCATCATGACCTTCCTGTCGTGCCTGACCTTCGGCGCGGTGACGCTGGTGCGCGACACCGCCTCGGTCTGGGAGAACCAGATTTCGCGCGAGGCGACGATCCAGGTGAAGCCGGCCGACGGCCTCGACATGGAGGCAGCGCTTGCCCAGGCTTCGCAGATCGCCGCCGAATTTCCCGGCGTGAAATCGACGAGGATCATCGACCGCGAGGCGACCGCCAGGCTGTTGGAGCCATGGCTGGGCTCCGGTCTCAACATTGACGAGCTGCCGGTGCCGCGCCTGATCATCGTCACCATCGACGAGAACAGCCCGCCCGACTTCGCCGCCATGCGCGCTGCCATCACGCCGAAACTGCCGAGCGCGTCGCTCGACGACCACCGCACCTGGGTCGACCGGCTGGTGGCCATGGCCCGCACCACGGTGACCATCGGCATTGCCGTACTGGCGCTGATGCTGTCGGCGACCGTGCTGACCGTGGTGTTCGCGACCCGCGGCGCCATGGCCGGCAACGGCCACATCATCGAGGTGCTGCATTTCGTCGGCGCCGAGGCGGCTTTCATCGCACGCGAATTCCGCCGGCATTTCCTGGTCACCGGCATGAAGGGCGCGGCCGCCGGCGGCGCGGCGGCGGTGCTGGTCTTCATCGTCTTTTCCTGGTGGTCGTCGCGCAACATGGCGACGCCGCAGGCCGATCAGGCGACTGCCCTGTTCGGCAATTTTGCCATCGGCTCGGCAGGCTATCTCGGCGTCGTTCTCATGGTGCTGGTGATCGGCGCGCTGACGGCGGCAACCTCGCATGCCACCGTCGTCGCCTATCTCAGCGACATCGACGTTCGCCAACCCGACGCATGA
- a CDS encoding aldo/keto reductase — protein MQKRRLGRTDLSIAPLVLGGNVFGWTADEKTSFDLLDRFVGAGLNAVDTADAYSRWVPGHKGGESETIIGNWMKNRGNRDKVVVITKVGSDMGQGHKDLSAAYIEKAVDASLKRLQVDAIDLYLSHWPDPTTPYEETLGAYEKLLAKGKVRHVGCSNLDAGQLRAALDVASLRSLPRYEVLQPEYNLYDRSSFDGPLRDLCVAEDIGVITYFSLAKGFLSGKYRSEADLGQSERGEDVGSYLNPRGMRILAALDAVSARHSAKQAEVALAWVIARPGVTAPIASATKPSQMDSLIKAVSLKLSADDMAELDKASN, from the coding sequence TTGCAGAAACGCCGTCTCGGTCGCACCGACCTTTCCATCGCGCCGCTCGTTCTGGGCGGCAACGTCTTCGGCTGGACCGCCGACGAGAAGACATCCTTCGACCTGCTCGACCGCTTCGTCGGGGCTGGTCTTAACGCTGTCGATACGGCCGACGCCTATTCACGCTGGGTCCCCGGCCACAAGGGCGGCGAATCCGAAACCATCATCGGCAACTGGATGAAGAACCGTGGCAACCGTGACAAGGTCGTGGTGATAACCAAGGTCGGCTCCGATATGGGGCAGGGCCACAAGGACCTGTCCGCCGCCTATATCGAAAAGGCCGTCGACGCGTCGTTGAAGCGGCTGCAGGTCGACGCCATCGACCTCTATCTGTCGCACTGGCCGGATCCGACCACGCCCTATGAGGAAACGCTGGGCGCCTACGAGAAGCTGCTCGCCAAGGGCAAGGTCCGCCATGTCGGCTGCTCGAACCTCGATGCCGGCCAGTTGCGCGCCGCGCTCGATGTGGCGAGCCTGCGCAGCCTGCCGCGCTACGAGGTGCTGCAGCCAGAATACAATCTCTACGACCGCTCCTCCTTCGATGGGCCGTTGCGCGATCTGTGTGTGGCCGAGGATATCGGCGTCATCACCTATTTCAGCCTGGCCAAGGGTTTCCTAAGCGGCAAATACCGCAGCGAAGCCGATCTTGGCCAAAGCGAGCGAGGCGAAGATGTCGGCAGCTATCTCAACCCGCGCGGCATGCGCATCCTTGCAGCGCTGGACGCGGTGTCGGCGAGGCATTCGGCGAAGCAGGCGGAAGTCGCGCTTGCCTGGGTTATCGCGCGGCCAGGCGTCACCGCGCCGATAGCCAGCGCCACCAAGCCGAGCCAGATGGACAGCCTGATCAAGGCAGTGTCACTGAAGTTGAGCGCCGACGATATGGCCGAGCTCGACAAGGCGAGCAACTGA